GGCATCGTAAATGAAGATGATATTCAAAATATGCATTATCTCAAAGCAGTGATAAAAGAGACATTAAGATTATTTCCACCTGCTCCACTTTTAATACCAAGAGAATCAATGAAAATATCTACACTAGAAGGATATGAATTTCAGCCAAGAACTATAGTTTATGTCAACGCATGGGCAATTGCAAGAGATCCTGAAATATGGGAAAATCCAGAAGAATTTATGCCGGAAAGATTCCTGAATAGCGATATCGACTTCAAAGGACAAGATTATGAGTTAATTCCGTTTGGAGCAGGAAGAAGAGGTTGTCCGGGCTTGGCACTTGGAGTTGCATCTGTGGAACTTGCATTATCAAATCTTCTTTATGCATTTGATTGGGAGTTACCTTATGGATTGAAAAAAGAGGACATTGACATAAATGGTAAACCTGGAATTACTgtgaataagaaaaatgacCTTTGCCttatcccaaaaaaatatttctaaattaaatccCATAATGAATTTAGGGTAGTTTTTGAGGTAAGCTAAATTCATCAATTGCTTTCGACTCGAATTATGTACTAGTCAATTAATAGTGATAGTATTATGGTGGGATTTATACATAGTTATTAAAAATCACcataatacatatgtatatagtTGTTAAGTTGTCATCCTTTAGAATGATATCTAAACATATTTTGTActtataaacataataaaatactaATTGCTTCATAATAATGTTATGTTCCTTCAACATATGACCAATTATTGATAGAATTCAATATGTTAGTtgtattagtatattttattacatttcgataaaaatatcttttcataTACGACTAGAATTTATAAATAGTTGAGAACCACATGTTCTATTATCCCTACTAGATATCTATTCATTCACCTTTGATAACTAAGTTATGTAGACAAATATCTTGAAAATTAAAGGCGCATTTCGAATTTTGTGCGTCACATAATTCTTTTACTTGCTAGAGGACATTTCAAGCTTCATTGGTTCTATAATTTTCTAACACAAGTATTAGTGATTATTTCAACGGTTCAAACTcgcaaacaaaaaaaaacaatttcactcatttaaaaattaactaatataactaattacacttatttttgaaaactttccaagaaatatggaaaaatattcTCATTGAAACTTGCTTCTGTTCCAATTGTTGTAGTTACTTCACCAAAATTAGCAAAAGAAGTACTCAAGACACAAGATTTAGTGTTCTTGTAGTAGAACTTCTCTTGTTGGCCAACAAAAACTATCTTACAATGGTCATGATATTGCTTTTGCACCTTACAATGATTATTGGagagaaatgagaaaaatatgcGTTCTTCATCTATTTAGTCTCAAGAAAGTGCAATTATTTAGTCTGATTCGTGAAGATGAAGTCTCAAGAATGATCAAGAAAATATATCAACGAGCTTTTAATTCTCAAGTCACCAATTTGAGCAATTTGATGATTTCACTTAATAGTACAATTATTTGTAGAGTTGCTTTTGGTGTTAGATTTGACGAAGAAGCACATGAATAGAAGAGATTTAATCATGTTGTGGATAAAGCTGAAGATATGTTGGGAAGATTTTTTGTGTCTGATTTTTTTCCATCTTTAGGTTGGATAGATAAAAACTCACCGGACTGACAAACAGACttgagaaaagttttaaaaatttgaacaaCATTACAATCTCAATAGGCCAAAATCCATGGAAGGAGATATAATAGATCTTTTGGTTCAAttgaagaaagagaaattaACACCAACTGATCTGTCTTTGGAGGATATAAAAGGAGTTCTCATGGtaattttccatttcttttaacCTATCTACTTCTACACACGCTCACACACACATATACCtatatatatgcatacataCACAACCCTTTAGAAAAGACCTGATCTTTCGAAAAGGTTATTGCCACTAAATGTAATATCACGATAATTATATACTTTATTTGTCCATTATTACGTTAAGAATCTCTCATGAATTGACAATTACTTTTAgggaaaatgacaaaaatctaacatttaagttctcttattatcgttatcttcatttagttttacaAATACCCAAAAGCTCCCTCATTTTCACACATCAgataatgtatctcgcgcatcagattagtgtatcatgtataaaatgtagaTAAGATTGGTGTATCATGTATTAAcatgtatcttacttaacgattaatgtatctcgcgcatcgaATTAATGTATCATCGCTTATATTGTTGTATCAGTTTGAgagatttctgtaattataaatttataagggaataatgataattttaccttaaaaatatatgatttttgtccctttcctttatttttatcttctgtCTTGTCAATTTTATGTTGGCAATGACAATCTTGATGAAGAATCCAAAGCCATGAAGAAAGTCCAACAAGAAATCAGAAATTTAATTGGTAACAAAGGTATTGTAAATGACGATGATATTCAAAATGTCTTATTTCAAAGCAGTGATAAAAGAGACATTAAAGATTATTCACACCAATTCCACTCCTAATAGCAAGAGAATGAATGGAAAAATCCACTCATGGGCAATTGCAAGAGATCCTGAAATATGATAAAATCCAGAAGAATTTGTGTCGGAAAGATTCATGAATAGCGATATCGACTTTAAAGGACAAGACTATGAGTTAATTCCGCTTGGAGCAGGAAGAAGAGGGTGTCCGACAATGGCACTTGGAGTTGCATATGTGGAACTTGCATTATCAAATCTTCTTTATGCATTTGATTGAGAGTTACCTTATGGATTGAAAAAAGAGGACATTGACATGAATGGTAGACATGGAATTacagtgaaaaagaaaaatgatcttTGCCTTGTccctaaaaaatatttctaaattacTATCAATCGCGtttatctaattttttctttacttattatttaataattttattttattttttattctatcatTTTATAGTAGCTTTATCATGTATCTTACGTTCCTTGTACGTTTAttcttcaaatgaaaaaatatcaGAAATGCCCTTagcatatattaaataattcaaaatatatccTTCTTTCATCTTTTAGTTTAAAAATGCCCTCAACATTTTTGTAAGGttttaaataatcattttttaacaACTCATTGACATGACAAACGTGACATGAATTTTCTTTacccatttaaaaaatatatgaccCACTTAGTCTAGAAAACCATTTAAAAAACCTGAACCCGATAGGCCAATCATGTTTGGGTCTTTTGTTCCGATTAGTTTCGGTTCTCTTATTTCTTCCTACCTCCTTCAACTCTTCTTTCTCCATTTCTCTAATTAATTTCACgaagaaaaagatgaaagaaCTACAACATTGATTTAGTCTGGACTTTAATCAAATTATTGATATATGATACTATGTAATGACAACGAATGATACAATTAACCAAGTGttatcaatataatattattatgaacaATACGTAACAATCATCtaaataaatatgaacaaaaaataattaaactctCTTGATTTatgcatattaaaaaaaagaacaagaaattaaaattaaaattaaaattttctaattttattttagtatagatgtcaaataaaataaactagagAGTGTTATTTTTTCAAGAGAAATTAATTTTCATCCAAGTAAATAGAAATTTCAATTctaaccattttttttaaaaaaaaatttcacttagagtttgatatttatatttaagcTCAATTAAATCTaaacttatattaaaaaaaatctcatattaaaaataaaacgaTTCTTAACTTAAGCTATTTTGTGTCAAGAGTACTCGAACTCGAGAGTTCGGCTACTGTTATAAGGTcaattaaattagattttatattaaaaaatttcatattaaaaaaaataatttttaacctaaattattttgtatttaagaGTACTCGAACCCGAAAGCTCgtgttatgattttaatttttatttatataaaatttatatcccACCCTGTTATGCATCTGTCCACCATTGTCaaccacccccaccccccacccccaattgttgttgttgttctctcTGTTATACTGAATTAGTTTATTCTTCAATTCCTTCATTTGcacaactcttttttttttttttgtcatttcttcttcttcaaaagtaGAACAAGTCTTCAAGAGAAAAGGGGCAAAAAAAAAGATGGGTATTTTGCCAAGAAACAGAGGTGGGGAAGGAGGGATGGTTGTTGTTGATATGTTAAGCGAAAGAGCAACAATGATGAGAGAATCAGTACAGAAAAGTCAGTCAATTACAGATAAcatggtttctattttgggttCTTTTGACCATCGTCTTTCTGCTCTTGAAACTGCTATGCGTCCCACTCAGGTAAACCCCTTTTTGTGATTTTGCTTGTTTCGATTGAAGATCACATGTTCTTGAATTGGATCTAGTTTATGCTACCAAGAATATTTGGTGCCAATTGTGATGgagaaaaatggaaagaaaggaacTTTTTAGTTTAAAAGTTTGGATATGTTATTAGTAGAAAAGAATGAATATGAGAAAATTGAGAACAAAGTATGATCCAGTCTTTTTACTAAGGGGTTTGTgaaagaaagatttgaacttggaACCTCAAGGTGAATTATGAACCCCTAAACCACTGAGGTGACCTGTAATGTTGTGTTTAGGAGATTGATAATCTATGTATGCatgataaaaatgtaattttttgctGAGGGGCTTCGttgatttgtttgttttttgggATGGAGGTGGGGGTTCTATATTTGGGTGGGAACTGAAGTGATTCTTGCTTGAATAGGATCTGAATGTTGAAAGAGATGAGCTTTGGGTTTGTTTGTCATTTCATGATTTCCATATTGAGCTAACCGGGCTGATTGAAACTCTTACAACTGATTTTGGTTAAGACTTGCTGATTTATTGCATAGACATTTTTGGTCTTTTCAGTTTCGCCATTTATTTGTTGGTGCTCAATGTGCTCTTTGTAGATTAGGACTCATGCTATCCGGAAGGCGCATGAGAACATTGATAGGACTTTGAAGGCCGCAGATGTTATACTGTCCCAATTTGATCTTTCTCGTCAGGTTTGTTTTTAACTTCTGATATGTGTCATTGATTTATGCAACTCTGGTAGAAAAATTGTTTGGCTTCTGCTAAACATTCCATGCATTTTGTAGCAGAGTTTTGGCATTTTATTTGTGATCTGTTGAAGTATTTTGGGATTTTCCAATGAATTGTGCCCTTGCAGTGTGGAGATTAATTTGTAAAAACAACTATTCTATCAGATGCTCATAAGTTTGATTCCTATTTGGCATTTACATGGAGATGATATGGATAGTGCCtaattttacaataaatttCAGATGTCACCAGCAGGATATTATGTATACAtatccaagaaaaaaaaaataagagtagTTTGAGGCTGAATGCATGTCACAATAGTGTCCCAATTGACTTGGGATTTTACTGGTAGAAGATGTTAtcaatagaatagaataaaTAGTTTAGGAATTTTATGTACGAAGAGATGCCTTCAAGATGATTTTTACTGGATATATAGTTGCAGTCCATTACAATGTAGTTTCAGTGGAGTTGTATGGTGAAATGAAGGATCGAAATGTATTGTTCTCCTTCATGATGTCCTAAAATCACCTCTTTTGCATTTCTGCTGCCTACTAACCAAAAGGTGCACCGCATCACCCTTGCCTTCTTGACGTGCACCTCACTTAATATTCTTGGAGGGTTTCTTCTCATTATGTTtctattttcaattttctttttcgtGTATAAACTATTAGGATTTGTAGTCAAAGACAACAGTATGAATTAGTCATTAGTTCTTGTTGCCTATATTTTTTGGAATAGTCGGTACTCACTAGTATTTGACCAACCCTACAAGTGCTAAAAGATAATAATTACAGAAGGAAAAGTGAAAATGCTTTCTCCATACTTGAGTCCAATCTGACAATCCTGAAGGGTTGGCATcggaaaagaaaatttttgctCTTCTAGTAAACTAAGGAGCCCAAGCCCTAGGGATTTTGGTCTAGTGGCAAGAGTGCAATGCGTGATATATGGGTTAGGTGCACATCACGAGTTCAAACATTGTAGCAAACAAAATTTGGTGTTTATGTGGAGAAGGCTAGAGGACAGGTCCATTATCTACCGAGTTTCAAACTGTTGCGCCACGGTCCTCAAGGATTTTGCGGTTAttaagaaagaaggaaaagaaaaagaaaagaaaactggAGAGCCCAAATATGAGAGAAGTTGGAATACTAAACATATTTAActactcaaaatataaaaatcgaGAGCTGCagaatgaaaaaggaaaaatgctTTTTAGTAGTATATTGCTTTTCCAAGAGCATACGTGTTTCATTATAATGTGGCtccaaatgttttttttctgGTGTGTTAGAAGGTATAGGTTAAACACAACCTTATTTGCTGGTTAAAAGGAAAACAGGAAATAAAAGGAAGAAGATCCACAATCAAAATGTAGTCCTCCTTTGCTAATCTGATGCAAAACTGAGTCAACTTTTGAAATACTCTTTTCAACTTGTAGGCAGAGGCTAAAATACTTAAAGGCCCTCACGAGGACCTAGAAAGTTACCTTGAAGCAATTGAACAACTGAGAAACAATATTCGCttcttcaacaacaacaaaagctTCAAGAGTAGTGATGGAGTGCTCAACAATGCAAATAGTTTACTTGCCAAGGCTATTTCAAAGCTTGAAGATGAGTTTAAGCAGCTTTTATCATCTTACAGGTCCGTTCAAACTCTTACCAGttaaagtattattatttttcagaGAAAGTAAACCATGCAAATTAATACCCTTTCTCATCAAAACAGAAACAATTATACCTTTCATGATATTATCTCGATATCTTGTCGTATTCTTCCACGTATTACTATTATTCtctttattcataaaaaattgaatcctTTTATCCTATCAATGGTTATAGTTGATTGTAGTGTTCTTATCTTTCATGTAAATTATAGCTGTGGCAATATATGGAAACTAAACATTCATTTACTCTTTTAAGTTGACCTTTATGCAGGCTGTTATTGAGGATTAATAACATTTTTGGGTTTGAGATTCAAGCATTTCTTGAATAGCCTTCTAATAAAGATATTTCTGTCTCTTTCATCACCATATTGGGCTTTCTGTTTGCAATATTCACCTGTCAATGGGTCTATATACACTGAATATATTTAGCCAAAGTAGCCTTGCTCTACTGGTAAAAGTTAAGCCCCTAACACCTCAAAATCATAGGTTGCACTCTCCCTTAAATTAGTAAGCTGGGTTGTGCATTATAATAAGTTCTAATAGAACTGTTGGCGgctatatatatgttttgccACGCTGTTATTAGTCACTTGCTTTGCAATAGTTTGTGTTGTACTCCTCTGCTTGCTGGGCAGCAGTGAACTGTGGTTGGCATTATATTTGTCCATGTGTGTGCTGTTATTCTTTACATGTCGTGCTATTCTTTTGCATTTCAATTGAGCTCTGACTATTACTGCTTTTTCAGCAAACCTGTTGAACCAGAACGTCTTTTTGAGTGCCTTCCAACTTCAATGCGACCATCAACTGGATCACCAGGAGATCAGGACTCTAGCAGTAAGAACCATTTGCCGAGTAGCCATGGTGAGCATAATCATGGAACAGATGATACCGTCTATACACCACCAGCTCTTATCCCTCCAAGGATCCTGCCGCTATTGCATGATCTATCCCAACAGATGGTTCAAGCTGGTCATCAACAACAGCTGGTTAAAATATACAGGTAAAATATCTGTTCTTTAACTATACAAGTACTAAACTATGTGGTCCTGAACAATCAGCTATGTTAGATCCGTACTGTAAAGAGCtgaatcttttctttgttaAGCCGAAAATGAGGTTACTCGTAAATGAACAAATATGATTGCTTTGATAGTGTCTTACTCCTCATTGTTGTTGATAGGATCCAATATTCTCAAATAGTAGTTGTAGAAATGTATGATGATCACATCTCATTTAAAAGCTAAAGTTGAATTTATTAGAGAGAGTATGCTTTTCTTTACTTAAATTATGTCTTCAACATAATTCCTCATGTGCTGGGCTGTTAATTTTTCCATGGGCCAAGTACATAGAAATTCTTTTGAGTAATTGGTGGCAGTGGGACTCATATCCAGGATCTTCGCCTGCTGTGGTAAAAAGTAGAAATATGTGACCATATCATTTAAAAGCTTAAGTTGTTAGAGAGGGAgtacattttttaattatgttccAATAGAATTCAACACTTCTTTTATCAGAAACTATAGTTTAAGTTAAATATGACTAAATTAATCTGGAGCTCAGAACTGAACATGTAACAGTCTGGAGTACTTTTTTTTATCCCAAAGACTTAAAGCTTAGTGTTTTCAGCTATACATTTATGATTTGTCATTCCTAACTCTGTGTGATTTTTAAGCTGTTCCAAACATTAATTGTCCTCGGATATATGTGATGCTGTTCGATCATCCTGTGCTGTTAATCTATCTACTGAAAGAAATAAATCTACTACTGTGGCCTTGTATATGCTTTTCAAAGGTACCCTATCCCAGCCTGACTGTAAACTGCTGCAGTGGAGCATGAAAATTTTCTCAGTCCTCAGCTGAATATTCCAAACTCTCGTGTCATCGTTGATGTCACTGTTACCCATTTAGGGATCCAATGACTCATGAACCACTAAAAAGCACAATAGAAAAAGTATAACTTCTTGCTGCTCTAGAGATTCCATCATTGGAAACAATTAAAtagcatacatatatatataggtcAATTCTGGTCACTTTTAAAATCACGGATGCATTGGCAACACTAGCTTTCATGATAAGATATGCACTCCCAAGGGAGTGGGCACCCAATGGTAGAACAAGAAAGCGTCCTGGTATAAGAATGAATATTATTGTTGAGGGCAGTGTAGGAGAGCTTGCATTTGGTGGATCAGGatgaagagagaagaaagaaagaagaaggcTTAATATCCGAATTGACACATCTACTTGCTCTATTTTGTTAAGGCAGCCTCTTAACTTTACGATTTTCCAACtaaacaccttttttttttgagttccTTTCTTGCCTGGACATGGATAACAAATCCATTCTATGTAAGATAAAATCATGACATGAGACATCGTTGTTTTCATCAACCTAAACCAAAACAAACCTTAGCTACCCTAAGCAGTGCCACTGCTGCTACCACTCCCAGTTTACTCCATTGCCACTCTCAAACACTTCCTTACACTCTCTTCTCAAAATCACCAAGAAATCCAACAAAAGTTTTCTCCCTTTCAATATTCTTTCCCTAATCGAAGCTTCATACCTTCACctctactctttttttttcttgacaaaGGTAACAATCATCATCCCAAAACATGATCTTCCTTCCACTCTTTACATTGAAGCTTGttcttttaaagaaaacatGCCCAAATTTCTGATTGACCTCCATAGACTGATGCCATAAGCAGAGAAAACTTCTTTAGTCTTCCAGAAATCTTCCTTCTCATATTTTGCTTGGATCACCCTCACGCACAATGTCTGCTCTTCTTTAGGAAATCTCCACAGCCATTTCATAAGCAAGCTTTTGTTATGTTTTCTCAAATTTCTGATGCCtaaacaccccccccccccccccttttttttttttttggacaaaggTAACAAAAATCCCACTATAGAGAGTCATATAGTGGGATATCATAGTTAGATTAGTAGAATATACTATTATGAAGATTCTTGTATACATATCACATCAATTTTCTGTTAAAGCTAAATGCTACAGATTCTAAGCTGGCACTTCTTTTAGTTCACCTGTTTCCTCCTTTTCTCTCATTTGTTCTATTTATAAATTGATATCATAGGGAGGTACGTTTTCCTGTTCTGGAAGAAAGTCTTCGCAAGTTGGGAGTGGAAAAACTTAGTAAAGATGATGTTCAGAAGATGCAGTGGGAAGTTCTCGAATTTAAAATCGGCAATTGGATTCATTATATGAGGATTGCTGTAAGTTTTCTCTAACACCTcattaagttgaaaaatatttggcatttgaCTGTCTTATGATAATCAAACAGGTCAAATTGTTATTCGCTGCTGAGCGGAAAGTTTGTGATCAAATGTTTGAAGGATTTGAGCAGATCAAAGATCAATGCTTTGCTGACGTTACTACTGGGAGTGTTGCTATGCTGCTTAGTTTTGGTGATGCGATTGCCAAAAGCAAAAGATCACCTGAGAAG
The DNA window shown above is from Solanum lycopersicum chromosome 11, SLM_r2.1 and carries:
- the LOC101261477 gene encoding exocyst complex component EXO70A1-like, coding for MGILPRNRGGEGGMVVVDMLSERATMMRESVQKSQSITDNMVSILGSFDHRLSALETAMRPTQIRTHAIRKAHENIDRTLKAADVILSQFDLSRQAEAKILKGPHEDLESYLEAIEQLRNNIRFFNNNKSFKSSDGVLNNANSLLAKAISKLEDEFKQLLSSYSKPVEPERLFECLPTSMRPSTGSPGDQDSSSKNHLPSSHGEHNHGTDDTVYTPPALIPPRILPLLHDLSQQMVQAGHQQQLVKIYREVRFPVLEESLRKLGVEKLSKDDVQKMQWEVLEFKIGNWIHYMRIAVKLLFAAERKVCDQMFEGFEQIKDQCFADVTTGSVAMLLSFGDAIAKSKRSPEKLFVLLDMYEIMRELHTEIELLFRGKSCNEIRESAFGLSKRLAQTAQETFRDFEEAVEKDATKTAVSDGTVHPLTSYVINYVKFLFDYQSTLKQLFQEFENGDSNSQLAAVTMRIMQALQTNLDGKSKQYKDPSLTNLFLMNNIHYMVRSVRRSEAKDLLGDDWVQRHRRVVQQHANQYKRIAWAKILQCLSIQGLTSSGGSNSMGVDGQNSSGVSRALVKERLKTFNIQFEDLHQRQSQWTVPDTELRESLRLAVAEVLLPAYRSFIKRFGLMVESGKNPQKYIRYSAEDLERMLGEFFEGKTLNEPKR